The following coding sequences are from one Arthrobacter crystallopoietes window:
- the ychF gene encoding redox-regulated ATPase YchF codes for MALTIGIVGLPNVGKSTLFNALTRNQVLAANYPFATIEPNVGVVPLPDSRLDKLAEIFGSQRILPATVSFVDIAGIVRGASEGEGLGNQFLANIREAQAIAQVIRVFDDPDVVHVEGKVDPRSDLETINTELILADLQTLEKALPRVEKEVKIKKRDAAELAAMEAARKVLERGDTIFASVESDKLDVENLRELSLLTAKPFIYVFNVDDTILGSAERQAELRELVAPADCVFLDAKLESDLVELEPEEAREMLEMNGQDESGLDQLARVGFHTLGLQTYLTAGPKEARAWTINQGDTAPQAAGVIHSDFQRGFIKAEVVSFADLVDAGSMAEAKSRGKVRIEGKEYVMSDGDVVEFRFNV; via the coding sequence GTGGCTCTTACTATTGGCATCGTCGGACTGCCCAACGTCGGCAAATCAACTCTCTTCAACGCACTGACCCGGAACCAGGTTCTGGCGGCGAATTATCCGTTCGCGACCATCGAGCCGAATGTCGGCGTGGTGCCCTTGCCTGATTCCCGGCTGGATAAGCTGGCCGAAATCTTCGGCTCCCAGCGCATTCTGCCGGCGACCGTGTCTTTTGTCGATATCGCCGGGATTGTCCGGGGCGCCTCCGAAGGCGAAGGGCTGGGCAACCAGTTCCTGGCCAATATCCGTGAAGCCCAGGCCATCGCCCAGGTCATCCGCGTGTTCGACGACCCCGATGTGGTCCACGTTGAAGGTAAGGTGGATCCGCGCTCCGATCTCGAAACCATCAACACCGAACTGATCCTCGCGGATCTGCAGACGCTGGAAAAGGCACTGCCTCGGGTTGAGAAGGAAGTGAAGATCAAGAAGCGCGACGCCGCCGAACTGGCCGCCATGGAGGCAGCCCGGAAGGTGCTGGAGCGCGGGGATACGATCTTCGCGTCCGTGGAGAGCGACAAGCTCGACGTCGAGAACCTGCGGGAGCTGAGCCTGTTGACGGCCAAGCCCTTTATCTATGTCTTCAACGTCGATGACACTATTTTGGGCAGCGCCGAGCGCCAGGCCGAGTTGCGCGAACTGGTTGCTCCGGCGGACTGCGTGTTCCTTGACGCGAAGCTGGAGTCGGATCTGGTGGAGCTGGAACCGGAAGAGGCCCGCGAAATGCTGGAGATGAACGGCCAGGACGAATCAGGCCTGGATCAGCTGGCCAGGGTCGGATTCCATACACTGGGTCTCCAGACTTACTTGACGGCCGGGCCGAAGGAAGCTCGCGCCTGGACGATCAACCAGGGCGATACCGCTCCGCAGGCAGCCGGTGTTATCCACTCCGATTTCCAGCGCGGCTTCATCAAAGCGGAAGTGGTCTCCTTCGCCGATCTCGTAGATGCCGGTTCGATGGCAGAGGCTAAGTCCCGCGGCAAGGTCAGGATCGAAGGCAAGGAATACGTCATGTCCGACGGCGACGTCGTGGAGTTTAGGTTCAATGTATAA
- the rmuC gene encoding DNA recombination protein RmuC, with protein MDAFQIVLTLLMLVLGAAAGAAGTAVAYRRRVAVLAEEIDDAGARLGNATARLAAAEAESRLLAQQNRQLTASSEQDNSVLRALVPVGEKLKTVQQQVNVLERDRVEQFGQLAEQLRAAQLNDEQLLRSTQTLTAALQSNSARGQWGEVQLRRVVEAAGMLAHVDFSEQVHLVGAERTLRPDMLIHLPGSKSLVVDAKVPLRAYLEAQELPSFGSAEERQKRAGLLTTHAKAVKAHVDALANKKYWDGVDASPELVLCFLPAESVLSAALQSEPGLLDYAFSRNVALVSPVSLLATLKSVAFTWRQEVLTENAREIFELSRQLYDRLGTLGEHVTKLGSSLKGSVEKYNAFVGTLESRVLPTARRISAFDPSSLKEPPAPQALESTPRLLAAPELIADQERSA; from the coding sequence ATGGATGCGTTTCAGATTGTGCTCACATTGCTCATGCTGGTTTTAGGGGCAGCGGCCGGGGCTGCGGGAACTGCGGTGGCCTACCGCCGCAGGGTCGCAGTGCTGGCGGAAGAAATTGACGACGCCGGTGCGCGGCTTGGCAACGCGACGGCCCGTTTGGCGGCGGCCGAGGCGGAAAGCCGTTTGCTCGCCCAGCAGAACCGGCAGCTTACCGCCAGCAGCGAGCAGGACAACTCTGTCCTTCGTGCTCTGGTCCCGGTGGGGGAAAAGCTGAAGACGGTCCAGCAGCAGGTCAATGTGCTCGAGCGGGACCGCGTCGAACAATTCGGCCAGCTGGCCGAGCAGCTTCGCGCTGCGCAACTCAACGATGAGCAGTTGCTGCGTTCCACTCAGACCCTGACCGCGGCATTGCAGTCCAACTCCGCCCGCGGACAGTGGGGAGAGGTTCAGCTCCGCCGGGTGGTGGAGGCCGCCGGCATGCTGGCCCACGTGGACTTTAGCGAGCAGGTCCATCTGGTGGGAGCCGAGCGTACCCTTCGACCTGACATGCTGATCCATTTGCCCGGCTCCAAATCGCTCGTGGTGGATGCCAAGGTGCCGCTGCGGGCATATCTGGAAGCCCAGGAACTGCCGTCTTTCGGCTCCGCGGAGGAGCGTCAAAAGCGGGCCGGCCTGCTGACTACGCATGCCAAGGCCGTCAAGGCACACGTGGACGCACTTGCAAACAAGAAATACTGGGACGGAGTGGATGCCTCCCCCGAACTCGTCCTGTGCTTCCTGCCCGCGGAGTCCGTTCTATCAGCGGCCCTGCAGAGTGAACCGGGTCTGTTGGATTACGCCTTCTCCCGCAACGTGGCCCTCGTCTCCCCCGTCTCCCTGCTGGCCACGCTGAAGTCGGTTGCCTTTACCTGGCGCCAGGAAGTCCTCACCGAGAACGCCCGGGAGATCTTCGAGCTGTCGCGCCAGCTCTACGACCGGCTGGGCACCCTTGGTGAGCATGTGACGAAGCTCGGCTCGTCCCTGAAGGGATCGGTGGAAAAGTACAACGCCTTCGTCGGAACACTGGAGTCAAGGGTCCTGCCGACAGCGCGGAGGATCAGTGCCTTTGACCCGTCTTCGCTGAAGGAGCCACCCGCGCCCCAGGCCTTGGAGAGTACACCGCGGCTGTTGGCCGCACCGGAGCTCATCGCCGACCAGGAGCGCAGCGCCTAG
- a CDS encoding 4-hydroxy-3-methylbut-2-enyl diphosphate reductase, with protein MSTTAVSVPMPTIPRRRRSPEDIASAALVEGPRKVLLAAPRGYCAGVDRAVIAVEKALEHYGPPVYVRKQIVHNLHVVSTLEEKGAIFVEETDEVPEGALVIFSAHGVSPAVVQSAEDRGLQTIDATCPLVTKVHREAVRFAKDDFDILLIGHEGHEEVEGTAGEAPEHIQIVNGPEDVDKVEVRDPNKVIWLSQTTLSVDETMLTVNLLKERFPTLQDPPSDDICYATSNRQAAIKKIAPQAELVIVVGSANSSNSVRLVEVALEYGAKASYRVDFANQVDESWFEGISTVGVTSGASVPEVLVREVLSLLADYGYADVEEVVTAEEDILFSLPKELRATLKEKGDVSRGLGGRGARPAH; from the coding sequence ATGAGTACCACTGCTGTGTCCGTTCCGATGCCCACCATTCCGCGCAGGCGCCGCAGCCCCGAAGACATTGCCTCGGCCGCACTGGTCGAAGGGCCCCGCAAAGTCCTGCTGGCTGCTCCGCGCGGATACTGCGCCGGCGTCGATCGCGCGGTTATCGCCGTCGAAAAGGCGCTCGAGCATTACGGCCCGCCGGTTTACGTGCGTAAGCAGATTGTGCACAACCTCCATGTGGTCAGCACCTTGGAAGAAAAGGGCGCGATCTTCGTCGAAGAGACGGACGAGGTGCCCGAGGGGGCACTGGTTATCTTCTCCGCCCATGGCGTTTCACCCGCCGTCGTGCAATCTGCCGAAGATCGCGGACTGCAGACGATTGATGCGACCTGCCCCTTGGTGACGAAGGTTCACCGCGAGGCCGTCCGTTTCGCGAAGGACGATTTCGACATCCTGCTTATCGGACATGAGGGCCACGAAGAGGTCGAGGGCACGGCCGGAGAGGCTCCCGAGCATATCCAGATCGTCAACGGCCCGGAAGATGTCGACAAGGTCGAGGTCCGGGATCCGAACAAGGTGATCTGGCTGTCGCAGACCACGCTGAGTGTGGACGAGACTATGCTGACCGTGAACCTGCTCAAGGAGCGCTTCCCGACCCTGCAGGATCCTCCCAGCGACGACATTTGCTATGCAACCTCAAACCGGCAGGCTGCGATCAAGAAGATCGCCCCGCAGGCGGAACTGGTCATCGTGGTGGGGTCGGCGAATTCCTCCAACTCCGTGCGCCTGGTAGAGGTGGCTCTGGAATACGGCGCGAAGGCTTCCTACCGCGTGGACTTCGCGAACCAGGTCGACGAATCCTGGTTTGAAGGCATCTCCACTGTCGGTGTGACCTCGGGAGCCTCCGTGCCCGAGGTCCTCGTGCGCGAAGTTCTGAGCCTGCTCGCAGACTACGGTTATGCCGATGTTGAGGAAGTGGTTACCGCAGAAGAGGACATTCTGTTCTCGCTGCCCAAGGAACTGCGCGCCACTCTGAAGGAAAAGGGCGACGTTTCACGCGGCCTCGGCGGCAGGGGTGCCCGGCCCGCACACTAG